In Aedes albopictus strain Foshan chromosome 3, AalbF5, whole genome shotgun sequence, the following are encoded in one genomic region:
- the LOC109425998 gene encoding dynein regulatory complex protein 11 isoform X2 encodes MSNRTFNRLWTSSQKDLEKLAVNDFEYQAIEAQHDRSEIQGQVYELYLRYIVIANKLEEIYDQIVQPQKRILIRKLLDNCLGRVLELKHDLVVIDMMEFSYNDAVVEKLGLTPLSMELHVPKYFRREKEEMLNERRKFMDDILRRIGALDEEIVEEELSELDAIKIIQTHERARQGRLRAQFMKELKLLKEKGKPESRDKSTTGLNAAMKIQKVWRGYATRRQTRRRKMEEMILIGMIPPQVTTARTAVDELEEAKVARYQQQKDFQEEYENSLVRVKEEIYSKQGAAMKEDIADEIRTWFKEYQKRTGRLPDFPSEEAGGSRHLLSRQATESEMSRSSVMSSRESKLKSSKDPKLQQKRPGEVSLEEGLDKAFKPMQSSFLPEIKNGIDEYIEIWKGKDESHNLRQTYYDDMIYEEKYADVETELRRIVDDIMRQELDLLQIALDRDRAQKGKKTKKGSKKARRSGKKGKKKREKDLTPDRTTESLFEELLTNGIIKKFPETPIEAYVGDLSYAARSALNPSPGDVRHLIKQYCILPLGSETIRNFGPCIKSLLVAGPKGSGKTSLVHAICTETGSVLFDISPANIAGKYPGKSGLIMLMHLVSKVSRLLQPSVIYFGDAEKPFMKKVPKTDRTDPKRLKKDLPKLVKNIQPEDRIMLIGTSNCPWEADMKLMVQTYQRFVYIPRPDYGALSYAWKEMLSHYSGVPRQFDTGAMAKISDGYTIGSVAKCIREVITCKRMLQLRTQPLTHLELINALSALEPVYKEEEEAFMYWWCKTPLGRRRSKQMEMEHEARMEMENVMLLSLTAGGVGLNLVGANHLLLLDLHWNPQLEAQAQDRVYRVGQKKTVFVWKFMCVETVEQAIRGLQEKKIGIANEVLTGTKQKGSKLSIDDLKALFGM; translated from the exons ATGTCCAACCGCACGTTCAACCGCCTGTGGACCAGTTCCCAAAAGGATCTGGAAAAGCTAGCGGTCAACGATTTCGAATACCAGGCTATTGAAGCGCAGCACGATCGCAGCGAAATCCAGGGCCAGGTGTACGAACTGTACCTACGGTATATTGTGATTGCCAATAAGCTGGAGGAAATTTATGACCAGATTGTGCAACCCCAGAAGCGAATTCTGATCCGGAAACTGCTGGACAACTGCTTGGGCCGGGTGCTCGAGTTGAAGCACGACTTGGTGGTGATCGATATGATGGAGTTCAGTTATAATGACGCCGTGGTGGAGAAGCTTGGCCTGACTCCGCTCAGTATGGAGCTCCATGTGCCCAAGTACTTTCGGCGAGAAAAAGAGGAAATGCTGAACGAACGCAGGAAGTTTATGGATGATATATTGAGGCGAATTGGCGCGTTAGATGAAGAGATAGTCGAGGAAGAATTGTCGGAACTGGATGCAATAAAGATTATTCAAACTCACGAACGAGCCCGACAGGGACGTTTACGAGCTCAGTTCATGAAGGAGTTGAAACTGCTCAAGGAAAAGGGCAAGCCGGAAAGTCGAGACAAGTCAACCACGGGTCTGAATGCCGCAATGAAGATTCAAAAGGTCTGGCGAGGTTACGCTACGAGACGCCAGACTAGACGACGAAAGATGGAAGAAATGATCCTGATCGGAATGATACCACCTCAGGTCACTACAGCGCGAACAGCAGTTGACGAGTTGGAGGAAGCGAAAGTAGCGCGATACCAACAACAAAAGGACTTCCAAGAGGAATACGAAAACTCGCTGGTTCGCGTAAAGGAGGAAATTTACTCCAAGCAGGGAGCTGCCATGAAAGAGGACATTGCCGATGAAATCCGCACTTGGTTCAAAGAGTATCAAAAGCGAACAGGACGTTTGCCGGATTTTCCCTCGGAGGAGGCCGGTGGCTCCCGCCATCTGCTTAGCCGTCAGGCAACAGAAAGTGAGATGAGCCGGTCATCCGTAATGTCCTCTCGGGAGAGTAAAttgaagtcttccaaggatccaAAGTTGCAACAGAAGAGACCTGGGGAGGTTTCGCTCGAGGAAGGATTGGATAAAGCGTTCAAACCGATGCAATCCTCGTTTCTTCCGGAAATTAAGAATGGCATTGACGAATACATCGAGATTTGGAAGGGCAAAGACGAATCGCATAACCTTCGACAGACCTATTACGATGATATGATCTACGAGGAAAAGTATGCGGACGTGGAGACTGAGCTCAGGCGCATCGTAGACGACATAATGCGGCAAGAGTTGGATCTTTTGCAGATTGCGCTGGATAGAGATCGAGCCCAGAAAGGAAAGAAAACCAAGAAGGGCAGTAAGAAGGCCCGTCGCAGcggtaagaagggtaaaaagaagcgAGAGAAAGATTTGACCCCGGATCGCACGACGGAGTCTCTGTTTGAGGAGTTGCTCACGAATGGCATTATCAAGAAGTTTCCCGAAACACCGATCGAGGCCTATGTGGGGGATTTGAGCTACGCGGCTCGAAGTGCCTTAAATCCCTCACCAGGAGATGTTCGTCACCTTATCAAACAGTACTGCATCCTTCCACTGGGTTCTGAAACCATCCGTAATTTTGGACCGTGCATCAAGTCACTGCTCGTAGCCGGTCCAAAGGGTTCGGGAAAGACATCTCTAGTTCACGCAATCTGCACCGAAACGGGCTCTGTTCTGTTTGATATTTCACCAGCTAATATAGCAGGCAAGTATCCAGGCAAATCGGGGCTGATCATGCTGATGCATTTAGTATCGAAGGTTTCTCGGCTGCTTCAACCATCGGTGATTTACTTTGGGGATGCCGAGAAACCGTTCATGAAGAAGGTTCCCAAAACTGATCGCACTGATCCGAAACGTTTGAAGAAGGATCTACCCAAACTGGTCAAGAATATCCAACCGGAAGACCGGATCATGCTGATTGGCACATCCAACTGCCCTTGGGAGGCAGATATGAAGCTAATGGTACAGACGTACCAACGGTTTGTTTACATTCCGCGGCCGGATTACGGTGCGCTATCGTACGCCTGGAAGGAAATGTTGAGCCACTATAGCGGAGTTCCACGGCAGTTCGATACGGGCGCGATGGCAAAGATTTCCGACGGCTACACGATCGGTTCGGTGGCCAAGTGCATTCGCGAGGTGATTACCTGCAAGCGGATGCTGCAGCTGAGGACGCAACCGCTGACGCATCTGGAGTTGATCAACGCTTTGAG CGCACTGGAACCCGTTTACAAGGAAGAAGAGGAAGCGTTCATGTACTGGTGGTGTAAGACTCCCCTCGGGCGGCGCCGGTCCAAACAGATGGAAATGGAACACGAGGCCCGGATGGAGATGGAGAAC GTGATGTTACTTTCGCTGACTGCTGGCGGAGTTGGGTTGAATCTCGTTGGTGCCAATCATTTGCTGCTTTTGGATTTGCACTGGAATCCTCAGCTGGAGGCGCAAGCTCAGGATCGTGTATATCGAGTTGGGCAGAAGAAGACGGTCTTTGTGTGGAA ATTCATGTGCGTCGAAACGGTGGAGCAAGCGATCCGAGGTCTCCAGGAGAAGAAAATCGGAATTGCCAACGAGGTGCTGACCGGTACCAAGCAGAAGGGAAGCAAACTCAGCATCGACGATCTCAAGGCGCTGTTCGGGATGTAA